From Victivallis lenta:
GGTCCGGCCGGAACGCGCAGTTGATCCGCAGCGGCAGCGTGCAGAACCGGGATGCGGTTTCGTTGGCGGCTTCCCATTCGGCATCCCCCTTTTGGATGTTTTTCATATTCTTTCTGGAAAGCACATTAATACCTCCCTGATTATATGGATTGTATCCGGGGTCGGGGGTGAAACGGATGTTGCGCACCTCCAGCGCGACTTTGCCGGGGGCGTCGGCGTTGGCGATCCGGCTGTAGATATCCAGTTCGATGAAACGGTCTTCGGTATCGAAAACCCCTTCCTGGATGGGGCGGAGCTGCGCAAAGGGAATTTCCGCCTTGCGCCACTCCGTGGAGACCGGAAGTTGCGTGAAGGAGGAACGTTTTTCCGCATCAAAGAGGTTGACGGCGGTGTAGGCGATTCTGGCGCCGGCGGTCGGGATGTTGCGGTATTCGAACTGCAGCGTTAATTCAGGCCGCCACGGACAGCCGATCCGGAATCCCAGAGTGCAGAAACGCGAGGGCGCGTCATTGACGGCTTCCCAGAGACCGTTTCCTTTGTCCACGGGTTCCGTCTCCTTTTTGGGCAGCAGCGTGAGGCCCGCGCTGTTGTACGGATCGTACCCGGGGTCGGTGGCGATGCGGAGGTTGCGCACTTCCAGCGCGACTTTGGCCGGTGCGTCGCCGTCGGCGATCCGGCTGTAGACGGCGAGCTGCAGAAAACGGTCCGAGTCGTCGAAGACGCCGTCCTTGCCGGGGCTGAGCCGGGAAAACGGAATAGCCGCTTCCGCCCATTCCGCGGAGACGGGCAGCCGGGTAAAAGTGGAACGTTTCTTCGTGTCGAAGAAATTGACTCCGGTATAGGAGACTTTTTCATTGGCGGAAAAGACGTTGCGGTATTCGAACCGCAGGATTAGCTCCGGTTTCCACGGACAGTTCAGTTGAAAATCCAGCGTGCAGAAACGCGAGGGGATCGTATTGGCGGCTTCATAAATCCCGTTTTTTTCGGAAACGGAAAAAAGGTCCGGCCTGGAGGTTTTTTTCAGTTCGACCGGTCCGATGTCCGCCGCGTGAAGCGCGGCACCGGCCATCATCATACAGCAGACGGTCATTCGTGTCAGCATGCTCTGTTCCTTTTCTTTATGCTGTTTGAGGAAAACGTAATGTACATGAGAAATAAATTTTCCGCGGCATGTCCGCCGCCGATTCCAGACGGCGGAACAGTTCCTCCAGCGCCGCCCGCCCGACCTCCTCCCAGTCCGGCAAAATGACGATGCCGGGCTCCCGGCCGGCAATCAGCAGGGGCTTGCCGTCCACTGAGACGATATTGGCATATTGGGAAAGCCGGATGCCCTCGCGCTGGACGCCGAAGGCCCAGCGCTGATACAGATCACCATTGCAGAGGTAATATGCCCGGTCGGACTGCGGCAGGAAAACCGGAATGTCCGCCAATCCCAGCACCGTGATCGCGGCGCTGCCGTAACGGCTCCACCGGCTTTTGAAAATCTCGGCCCGGTCCCGGTGCAGCGCGGAGTCCGGGGTCAGAACCTCGACCCGGGTCAGACCGCGCGCGCGAAAATACTCCACCGCCAGCTCCGCGGCCAGAAACGGATCCAGTGCCAGGGTGGAGATGGCTTCTTCGGGACGGCGGTTCATTTCCACGCCGACGACTGGGTACGGGTAATGCCGGATCAGGGGGGCCGTTTCGAAGTTGGTGCCGAGCAGGATCAGGCCGTCATAATGGTCCGGCGGCGATTCCGGCGGTTGCTGCGCCAGCCGGTAATCAAGCTCCAGACGGCAGTTGCGATTGTTGGTCGCCTGCTGGATGCCTTGCAGCACCAGGCTGCAATAGGTCTGCATCCGGGCGGGATTTCGTTCCAATCGGACGGCGATGCACCGGGTCCCGCTGCCGTACAGCAGCCGGGGGGGAGACTGTACGAACACGCCGGACCCGTGAACGGCGGTCAGCAGACCGTCCTCCTCCAGATCCCGGATGCAGCGCTGTACGCTGCCCTGGGAAACGCCGAAGCGGGCGGCCAGCTGGCGGAAGGAGGGCAGTCGGGAATGTTCCGGAAACTCGCCGGAGGCGATCTTGGTCCACAGATAGCCGTGCAAGTCGTCATAGCGCTTTATCTGCATTTTTCGCCTCATGAGGAATTCCTCCCGTGAAAAAAAAGATTACGGGTCAAGTGTACCAAGTGTACATATTAATTATAAAACATTTTTATTTCAAATGCAACAGGAATTGAAAAAAAACGCGATTTTTCTTTTTTTCACGGCAAACAGGTTGAATCGGCGGTGAATGAAGGAGAGAAGATCAACCGCCGGTTCCTGTTTTGCGCCGTTTTCCAAGGAGGCGACAAAAAGGGACCGGCGGTGGAATTTTCCGCAGGGAAACGCGGAGGGGGGGAGGGCTCAGGCTTTGACGAGTTGCCTTTTGACGAACCGGAGCGGGTGCTGGAGGGCGCGGATCAAGGCACCGACGAGGAGAGCGGCCAGAATCGTTCCTTCCCGAATGCCGCTGATGGTCTGGAACCAGCAGAGCGACAGCAGTACGGCGGCGATGGCGATGGACGAGTCAACCCCGACCTTGGCGATGCCGAAGGGAATCCGGTATTCCGTCGCGATCGTCCGGACGAATCCGTCTCCCGGGATATAGGAGATGTCGGCCAGCAGCTGGAAGGCGATGCCGGTGGCCAGCAGGGTGCACCCCAGGAATTCCTCCGCCAGCCGCAGCAGATAGTGTTCCGGAATGTAAAACGAGGAAAGCCACATGCCCAGGTCGATGAAAAAACCGAACGCCAGCAGCGTCGGCAACTGCGCCAGCTGCCGCCACTGAAAGCGGCTGCGCAATATGGCGAACTGCATCAGCAGAAACAGCATGTTCAAGACGACGGTGGTCATCCCCAGTGTGCAGGGAAGGATGAAGGGTACGACATACGGCAGGCTGGCGATGGGCGACGTGCCCAGTCCCGGGCGGGTGCTGAGTGCCACGCCGAAACCGGCCAGCACCAGGCCGATGAAGAATGCGATCAGGCGTTTGCGTTTGCTGAAGCGGTGTTTCATGCGGGTTCCTTCCGGCAGTTTTTCTGAATACTCCGCAGAATCCGCAGCAGCCGCTCCTGTTCATCAGGCGTTATTCCGACGCATACCGCTGTTTCCGTTTCCAGGAACAGTTCCCGGAGTCGCAGGCCGAGGCGGGTTCCGTTTTCCGAAAGGGAGACGATGGAATTTTTGCGGTTGTCGGCGGTTTTGTCCCGGCGGATCAGGCCGGAACGTTCCATTTTCTCCAGAATCGGGGAAAGGGTTGCCGGTTCGATCAGGCATCCCTCCGCGATTTTCCGCTGAAAGGAATGGGGATGGCTCATCAGATAGTCGATGATTTTCGGCTGTCCCGGCAGGAGCTCCGGAAATTCCCGGTTCAACCGGTACAGGAACGTCTTTTGAAATAGAGTATGTGCCGCCAGCAGATTGTAGTGCAGAGAATCTTCCATGGCAGACCCCATATTATTAGTGTCCTAACAATTTTCAAAACGACATAATCTGACGGTTACGACCGTTCAACTGATCCAATTTTTATCCGATTTCTCAAAAGCAGCCTTCTGTTGAAAACCTACTGTCCTAAAAAGCAAATTCCTGTTGAAAATATTCTGATTCGGCGGCGGGATGAATAGTTGATCCAGTCATTGTCGCAAGTCACGATAGACAAAAAGCTTCCACATCATAAACGTACCAGAGTAGAGAAGTGCCACTTCACCTTCGATAAAAACTTCAGATAACTCGCCAGCAGAATGACAATGAATGCTGTCCAAACTTGAATCTTGACCGCGTTCTCGCTGGTTCCGATAAACGTTTTCTTTTTTGAGGTTTTGCTTCAGAGCTTGGCAAAACAGACTTACTGATGTATTCTTTTCAATTACGGGGCTCCCTTGGGAACTACCGTACTGCTGTTACAGACAAGGGAACTCCACTTTTAACACTATATCTTTTTTGAATTTCCCCCACCTTTCCAGATATCTTTCCCACTCTTGTTCTGAGAGAGGGGAATCTTTGAAACTACCTAGTGCCTTACTAATATCCTGAATACGCCAATATTCTGTTCTTTTGTTAACTTTAAGTGGGGTAAGGTTAAGATTATTTTTTAATTTTTTTCGTAATTTATCTTCAAGCGACCGTCCTGAAAGGTTCCAATGTTGCCGTGCTTTTTTGAGAATTTTATCAGTAATTTTTGGTAATTGGGCATAAAGATCTTCAGCATCCTTTTCCTGAATCCAGAAATTTGATTGCATGTTTTTTAGTTCAGATTTAATATCATTGACTATTTCCTTTTTTTCCTGCTGTAAAATATCAATCGTATTTTGAAGTTCAG
This genomic window contains:
- a CDS encoding GntR family transcriptional regulator, which produces MRRKMQIKRYDDLHGYLWTKIASGEFPEHSRLPSFRQLAARFGVSQGSVQRCIRDLEEDGLLTAVHGSGVFVQSPPRLLYGSGTRCIAVRLERNPARMQTYCSLVLQGIQQATNNRNCRLELDYRLAQQPPESPPDHYDGLILLGTNFETAPLIRHYPYPVVGVEMNRRPEEAISTLALDPFLAAELAVEYFRARGLTRVEVLTPDSALHRDRAEIFKSRWSRYGSAAITVLGLADIPVFLPQSDRAYYLCNGDLYQRWAFGVQREGIRLSQYANIVSVDGKPLLIAGREPGIVILPDWEEVGRAALEELFRRLESAADMPRKIYFSCTLRFPQTA
- a CDS encoding YczE/YyaS/YitT family protein, with amino-acid sequence MKHRFSKRKRLIAFFIGLVLAGFGVALSTRPGLGTSPIASLPYVVPFILPCTLGMTTVVLNMLFLLMQFAILRSRFQWRQLAQLPTLLAFGFFIDLGMWLSSFYIPEHYLLRLAEEFLGCTLLATGIAFQLLADISYIPGDGFVRTIATEYRIPFGIAKVGVDSSIAIAAVLLSLCWFQTISGIREGTILAALLVGALIRALQHPLRFVKRQLVKA
- a CDS encoding MarR family winged helix-turn-helix transcriptional regulator, which produces MEDSLHYNLLAAHTLFQKTFLYRLNREFPELLPGQPKIIDYLMSHPHSFQRKIAEGCLIEPATLSPILEKMERSGLIRRDKTADNRKNSIVSLSENGTRLGLRLRELFLETETAVCVGITPDEQERLLRILRSIQKNCRKEPA